In one Halosimplex halophilum genomic region, the following are encoded:
- a CDS encoding type IV pilin gives MQLKQLLNDDDAVSPVIGVILMVAITVILAAVIASFVLGLGNQAQQGAPTSTIGMDYEQVWENSDSPNLGVLEVTHDGGDSVSAQEIYIRGSGINATKDSYDDAGSGDSNILDVKEIGNVGAVQQRSAGTWNGTTGGDESTIVSGDETNVPVDSDYEISVVWQAQEGDSSSTLNEQEGPDA, from the coding sequence CGGTCATCGGCGTCATCCTGATGGTGGCGATCACGGTCATCCTCGCGGCCGTCATCGCGTCGTTCGTGCTCGGGCTGGGGAACCAGGCACAGCAGGGCGCACCGACCTCGACGATCGGTATGGACTACGAACAGGTGTGGGAGAACTCTGATTCCCCGAACCTTGGCGTGCTGGAAGTTACGCACGATGGCGGGGATTCTGTGAGCGCTCAGGAGATCTATATCCGCGGTAGCGGGATCAACGCGACGAAGGACAGTTACGACGACGCAGGAAGTGGTGACTCAAACATCCTTGACGTGAAGGAAATCGGCAATGTTGGAGCAGTCCAGCAGCGATCTGCCGGTACCTGGAACGGAACGACCGGCGGCGATGAATCGACCATCGTCTCCGGCGACGAGACGAACGTTCCCGTCGACTCGGACTACGAGATCAGCGTCGTCTGGCAGGCTCAGGAGGGTGACTCCTCCTCGACGCTGAACGAGCAGGAAGGCCCCGACGCCTAA